In Campylobacterota bacterium, the sequence GTGCCGTCATACTCGATATTCATGACAAAAGAGCAGGTGCGCGAGCAAAAACTCCGCATCAACCGGCCGCTCAAAGATGCCTCACTAAGACGAATCGGAAAAGGGCTCAAGAAGTTTGTGATGCAAAGCAAAAATCCATACATTGTAGATCGGCCGTGGATCGTCAAAAACTACGGAGGTCCGAAAGGTGCGATCGGAAGTTCGATCGATAACCCGCTTGGTACCGTCACCACCGTCGACCATAATGCGCTCGCGACCGCCAACATGGCACCGTTTGTCACGACGTACTTCGGAGAACGCAACGGGGAAGCAGATGGGAGAGGTACTGCGATGGACAAACCGTTGTCGACAATCACCAGCGGAGGGATGCGGCATGGTTTGGTTTCCGCAGAGGTTGCCCCATTCATCATGATGAACAATACCGGACACCCGGGCGGAGTCATGAATGACCCGCTGCATACGGTGACAACCGGGAACCATCATGCGATGATATCGCCGGTTCTGATCGGCATCGACAACAAAAGCTCGAAGGGATCGTCGTGGGGTCCACTCGATCCGCTGACAACCATCACGACCGAGAACCGTCACGCCCTGATCGAAAACGAAATGGTACAGCTCCTACACGTCGTTCGAGACTTCACAAGCTCGGTCGGCAGTCCGGTAGGCGATCCGATCGGGACGATCACGACGAACGGAAACGGCAAAGCGGCGCTGTGCGTCTCCTATGCGATCAAATTCAGAGGAACCAACTACGGCTATCCGGTCGATGAACCCGCCCACACGATCACAGCGGCCGGGACGCATCAGGGAATCGTTCAGACGTTCCTGAGTACCTACTACGGTCAGGGTCAGGATATAGGTCAGGACGTATCCGATCCGCTTCGTACCGTCGTCACAAAAGACCGTTTTGCAAAAGTGGACGTTGTTTTCGACCCGCTCACCGGAGCGTCGTGGGATATCGAAACGATGGACCGTATCATCCAGGTACGCGAGTTCATCGCGCACTACTGCGGACCGGATCTGAGCGACGATGAGCGGATGGGTATCGTCACGATCGACGGGACCAAATACCAAATCATCGACATCAAACTCCGGATGCTCAAACCCAGAGAGCTCTACAACGCTCAGGGCTTTCGCCCCGACTACATCATCGACCACACTTCGGACAAAAAGCCTATCCCAGGATACGCTCAGGTCAGAATGGTCGGAAACAGCGTATGCCCACCGGCCGCAGCGGCTCTGGTACGGGTCAACTTTGAGGCGTGGAAACGCTTCGCAAACAACCCTGATTCTTTCGCGGCCTGAGCGCCGCACCCATCCCTGCCCCAGACTGAATACGTCCAACCATTCCGAACATCGACGGATTCACTGTGAGACAATCGACAAAGGATTCACCATGCCAAGAATACCAAAAAAATGCCTTACCTGTGGATTCTCTGATTTTGCCGACGACTATCTTGAGGAGCTGAAGTGTTATCACCCGGCACGGTGTATTGACGCTGGGCTGACCCAGCAAGACGGAGTGCATGCTGCAGAAGATGATATCTGCCCTCTGTACGTCACATCTGAAGCTGTAAAAGTGGATGCCAAAGCGGGGTGCTGGTAATGCGCCGGATGACCCACGGAGAAGCCTACGTTTTCAAACGCGAAAACATCGACTTCCGCAAAAACTTCATCCAGATACAAAAAACGCTGGGCAGACTCCCCCCTCCGATGAGCCGCCCGGACGCCATCGCCTACTACGGAAAAAAGATCAGAGACTACTTCGCCAAGGAATTGGGGAGTCATATCGAAAAGGAAACGAAATGAGTGCAAAACCAGCATTTACCTACGCACAGTACCTCAAATCAGTCGGCGGAGTCGCCGGTATGACCGAACAGCAGTTCAACGAGGCGTTCGGCATAACTCCGGATGATGTGGTTCCACCGCTCCAGATCACCCCGAAGCGATCAGTATCGTCGTCGATCGACAACCATGCCAAAATTGCCGCAGAGGCAAAAGAGCGCCGGAGAAAAAAGCCCGCAGCGGCCAAGGTTCCGAAAGAGCCGAAGCCGAAGAAAGACCATGTCGTGCAAGTCCACGAGATGATCAAAAAGCCGAAGAAAGAAAAAGTTCCAAAAGAGCCAAAGCCGAAAAAGGAAAAGGTCCCAAAAGAGCCGAAGCCGAAGTTCCGACCCCGCGGGAAATACTCAACACTATCCGAAGAAGAGCGAAGACTGATTCGCAACGCGCGGCAGAGAGAATACCGACGCAAACGCATGGAGTCCGGTGCGCCAAAGAGGACCTATACCGAGGAGCAACGGATCCGTCAGCGGGAATACTCAAAACAGTATTACCTCTCCAAGAAACAGGAGAACCCGGACTATGTCCGCCAAAAGCAGAAGGAACTCAGGGAGCGCATGAAGGCGGAGGGAAGATCGAACTACAAAAAAGTCCCGCCGGAACTACGCAAGAAAGCGGACTTCTCCTCGATGACCCTGGAACAGATCTCCGAGCACAAAAAGCGGAAGCAAAAAGAAGCCCAAGCGCGGCACTACCAGAAACACAAAGCAGTGCTCAACCAGAAGCGCAAACTGTACAAGTCCTCCTCGACCTACAAATCCAAGGAAGCGACGAAGGCGAGAGAACGCAGAGCGGCGAAGAAGTCACCCGAAGCGACTTCGACACCGCCGACGAGTGGTACGACTACCACCAGGCAATGAGAATATTGGAACAGATAAGGAGAACAGCATGAGTAAACCGACACGACCACCGCTCAGATACCACGGCGGGAAGTGGCGCGTGGCTGACAGGATCATCGAACTCATGCCCCCACACATGACATACGTCGAACCATTCGGGGGGGGTGCTGGTGTGCTGTTGCGCAAATCGCGAAGCAAAAACGAGATCTACAACGACCTCGACGGCGATATCGTCAATGTGTTCAGAGTACTCCGTGACCCGGTTGATTCTGCGAAACTCATTCAGCTGCTAGAACTGACACCGTTCGCTCGCGAAGAGATGAAGCTCGGTTGGGAAGATACTGACGATCCTGTAGAGCAGGCTCGCCGATGTATCGTCAGATCCCATATGGGGTTCGGATCGGCCGGTGCCACAAAAGGACGCACCGGTTTCCGTGGGCTTGATCGATGCGAAGCATCTTTCAGCGCTCCGGCGAAACAATGGGATGCCCTGCCGGATCACCTTCATGCGATCATCACACGTATGAAAGGGGTGGTCATCGAAAATATGGAAGCGGAGCGTCTGATCGATACCGTCGACCATGAAGGTACCTTTTTCTACGTCGACCCTCCTTATCTTCCTGAGACGCGGTCTTCTATGGATTCTGGTACAAAGTACTATCGCCACGAAATGACCGCAGAAGACCATGAGCAGCTGCTAAAAAAACTTCTGCAGGTGAACGGGATGGTATTACTGTCCGGGTATGACTCCGATCTCTACAACGACATGCTCAAAGACTGGCGTATGATCAGCTTCGATGCAAGAGCATCTTCCAAAGCAGGTACAGTCATTCGAAAAGAGTGCGTCTGGATCTCTCCGAACGCTGAACAGCCGAATTTATTCAATATTTGGTGAAAAAAGGATACGAAATGAGCCCAAACCCGAAATTTACCTACGAAACCTACTGCGCCCAGATGCGCGAGCGCGGGCAGAAACCGATGATCCGCCGCGACTTCGACGCGATGATGGGATACGACCGCACGGGGCAACCGCCTCTACAGATCACCCCGAAGCGATCAGTATCGTCGTCGATCGACAACCATGCCAAAATCGCCGCAGAGGTAAAAGAGCGCCGGAGAAAAAAGCCCGAATCGGCCAAGGATCCGAAAGAGCCAAAGCCGAAAACAGATCATGTCGTGCAAGTCCACGAGATGGTCAAAAAGCCGAAAAAACCGCGTCTCACTTTGGAACAAAAACGGGAGTGGAAACGCAACTACATGAAGAAATGGCGCAAGGACAACCCGAAAGCATCTTACGAGAGCGTGAAGCGATGGCGGGAGAACAACCCGGAACAGCATCGCAACTACAACCGAGAATGGAAGCGGAACCGATCGAAGAAGTTACCAGAGACGACTTCGACACCGCAGACGAGTGGCACGACTACCACCAGGCAATGAGAATATTGGAACAGATAAGGATCAACTATGAAACCCGCAATATTCAACACCGAAATGGTGAGAGCGATACTTGATGGACGAAAGACACAAACTCGCCGTATCGACAAACGACTTCCGAGCGGAGACATAGAGGTTACTACTCAGTTCGATGAGCAGGGTCGATGCTTTGTATTCTTTGACGGTAAATGCTTCCCTCTTAAACACCGATTAGGTGAAGTCCTTTGGGTTCGTGAGCCTGCAAAAATTATTGAACACGCGGGAGTAACTACTTGGACAGCAGATAAGATACCTAATATCACGTATGAATACCTATCTGATAATTCATTTAATTGTATTGATATTCCAAGCAGATTTGTTCCTATCCCAAAATGGTTAATAAACTGCCAAGGCATCCCGAACGGTTGTATCCGTGAAATGGCACGCACATTTATCCGTATCACTAATATCCGAGTTGAGCGATTGAATGAGATCAGCGAAGAGGATGCGATTGCTGAGGGCGCTATTAAAATTGAGCGAAATGTTAAAGGATACACAAATAGAACCTATACTATGGTTGAATGGCACTATGGTAATGATGAAATGTCGGGACAGTCACCGAGTGATGCGTTTGGGTTATTTTGGGAATCAATCGACGGTAAAGAATCATTCGATAATCGATACGTTTTGGTGATTGAGTTTGAACTGATCAGTAAAGAGGAGGCGTACCGTGAGCGCCATACCACGTAACCGCCTCCGCAATCTATCCGGTCAGACGATAACCGTCACCGCAGAGTATTGCAGGGAAGCCAAAAACCACCCAGATTCGCACCTGATCCGAAGGGTTCAGAACGAAGAAGGCCGCCACCTGTGCGACCACCTGTGGATCGAATGCAAAATCAAAAAGCCACCATCCTACGGCGACACGGTGATCGTCACCGGCGAAGTCGTCAAATACGGAAAATTCTCTTACAAAAAACAGCTTACCGAAGACTACGGACTGGGATACGTCCGGTGCTCGGTAATACGAAAGGAACCATGATGACAAAGCTTATCACATACCGCGATATTGAAAAAATCTACGGACTGAAAAAAAACACCCTTACGAAACTCTACATGAAGGGAGAATTCATACCGGCGATCAAAGTTGGAAACCGAAATTATTTCGAGGTGGAAAAGCTTGAAAAGTGGATTGAATCTAAAAAAGTTGATATCGCATCGTGAAATCGAAGTTGTACCCCAAGTTGTACCCCAAACGAATTCTTAAAAATTTGAGTGATTGTTGCTAGGCTCTGAAAGTGCCTATTTTACGATGGTGCGGTCGAGAGGACTTGAACCTCCACGACATTTCTGCCACTAGAACCTGAATCTAGCGTGTCTACCAATTTCACCACGACCGCGTTAGTGTTTTGTGTGAAAAGAGACCGAAATTATAACGCAGGAAGCTTAAAGTTCGGGCCGATCACAGGGTGATCTGCGTCCCCACCCCTTCGGAGGTGAAAAGTTCGAGCAAAATCGCGTGCTCGATCCGGCCGTCGATGATGTGCGCTTTTTTGACGCCGCCGTCCACCGCTTCAAGGCACGCATCCACTTTGGGAACCATCCCGCCGCTAATCGTTCCGTCTTTTTTCAGCGCTTCGACTTCCGCTTCGCTGAGGGTAGAGAAAAGTTCTTTCTCTTTGTTCAGCACCCCCGGAGTATCGGTCATAAAAATCACTTTGCACGCACCGATGGCGGCGGCGATGGCCGATGCGGCGAGATCGGCATTGATGTTGTAACCCGGGTGTCCCAACGCTTCGTCGGCACCGATGGGGGCAATGACGGGGATGAAGTTTTCGCGCAGGAGGTTGTGGATGACGTCGGCTTTGACCTCGCTCACCCGTCCCGTAAGGCCGAATTTGGCTTCGTCTTTGGGCTTGGCTTTGAGGAAGTGGGCATCTTTCCCGCTGATCCCGATCGCCTTGGCCCCGTGGGAATTGAGCAGCGACGTGATCTCCTTGTTGATCTCCCCGCTGAGGACCATTTCGACGATCCGCATCACTTCGGGGGTGCTGACCCGTTCGCCGTCGATAAACTCGGTCGGGATCTTCAGATCCCCCAGCAGCTGGCTGATGCGGCTCCCTCCGCCGTGGACGATGACGACCTTGACTCCCACCAGGTGCAGCAATACGATATCCTGCGCGAATTTGGCCTTGAGTTCTTCGGAGCTTTGTGCCGATCCGCCGTATTTAATGACGACGATCTCGTCACGAAACTCTTTGATGAACGGCATCGCGTCCATCAGGGTTTTGACGGTATCAATCTTTTTTTGCATTGACGTATTCCTTTACCTGTTCGATAAGCGCCTCATCCACGTCCAGGGAAAGTTCCATGACGGTGAGGTTGAGATTAAAAGACGCCATTTTAACGAAGTCTTTCTGAGTTACGAGCAGGCTCGTCGCCCCGGTCCGCTTGACGATCGCTTCGAGTTCGCCGGGGGTAAAGAGATGGTGATCTTCGAAATAAACCTTTTCGATTACTTCGGGGAGATGGGGATCGAGCCGTTCGGGACGGGCGATGGCGGTCACCAGAACCATTTTACGCGTTGGATTCTGAATGCTCACCCGACGGGTGAACGTCGTCCCCTCTTCGGCGATAATCGCCGCTTTACCTTTCCAGAGTTTTTCGCGGAAGGCTCCGCTGGGGAGGCAGAACGGATTGGGAGTCGGAACGCGGATCAGCAGGTCAAGTTTCTCGATGGCGTGTTTCCCGTATCCGTCATCGAGCAGCACGACGTCACACCCGATCGCTTTGGCTTCGGCGATGGCCCGTTCGCGGATCTCGCTGACGATCACCACGGCATGGGGCAACGACTTGGCATAGAGCATCGCTTCGTCCCCGCTTTGGGCGATGTCGCACAAAATGTCCCGGTCTTTGACGACCACCATACCGCGGCTCGATCTCCCGTACCCGCGTAAAACGACGGCGGGTTTGGTAAAGCGGCGTGCCAGTTCGATCACCAGAGGCGTTTTACCGCTCCCCCCCACAATCAGGTTGCCGACGCTGACAACCGGTATACCCTGATTTTTGGGAACGCTTCGACGGTAGCGGATGTAGGCGCACAGACAATACAGGGCGCTTAAGGGGAGCAGCAAAAGCGAAAGGAGTTTCTGGAGCAGAGAGGGGCGATACAGATACCCCTCCCCCCATCGTGTCAGAAAGCGTTTCACACCCGGGTCGACGCTACGTCCAGAATTGCTTCGCAGATCTCGTCGACATCATCGTCGCTCAAAGCGGCGTAGTTGGGAATCGAAAGAACCTGCTGGTAACTGCGCAGCGCGACCGGAAAATCGTTGACGCGCAGCGAATATTTTGCCTTGTAGTAGCTCAGCAGGTGCAGGGGAATGTAGTGGAGGCCGCATTCGATCCCGCGCGCCGAAAGCTCACGGGCGAAAGAGTCGCGGTTTTTGTCGACTTTGATGATGAAGAGCGAATAGGGATGTTCTTCGTTCGCAATCGGCAGTTTGATGTGGGGTGCCCCTTCGAGACGCTCGTTGTACACCGCGGCGATCTCGCGCTGACGTTCGATGATGTCGTCTTGCTTTTCAAGCTGCACGAGGATCGTGGCCGCATCCAGCGGGCTCATCATGTACTGGCTCCCGATATCGGTGACGTCGTAGATGTAGCCCAGCGATTCGTCTTCGGTCACCATCGCATGGTTTCGGAGCAACCGGGCCCGTTCGATGATCTCTTCGTCGTCGCTGACGAGCATTCCCCCGTTACAGACGTTGCGGCGGAGATGGGGACTGAAATCAAAACAGGTGATGTCGGCGCCGGTCGAACCGATTTTCCGGCCTTTATAGGTCGCTCCCAGTGCGTCTGAAGCGTCTTCGACGATTTTGACGTCGTATTGTTTGGCGATCTCGTAGAGGCGGTCTAGGTCGACGCTCTGCCCACCCACGTGCGAAACGATGACCGCTTTGAGTTTTTTGCTTTTGTTCTCGGCCAGATAATGCTCGAGTTTGCCCAGATCGATGTTAAAGGTATCGGGATCAATATCGATGAAAATCGGCTCGGCGTCGAAATGGCGCACCACTTCAGGAACCGAGGGATAGGCATTGATCGAACACAGTACCTTGTCACCCCGCTTGAGATCGATCGCCAGCATCGCCAGATGCAGTGCCGCAGTGCCGTGCGAAGTGGCCAGGGCGTACGAAGCGCCGATATACGATTCAAACGCGCTTTCGAGATCTTTGATGATGTCCGGCGCCTCGCCGTCGAGCACCTCGTCGATTTTTTCTCTCTCATCTCCTCCGACTTCGACACGATAAAACGGGATATTCATCTGCTTTTCCTTTTTATAGGGTTATATCTCTGGGATAATTGAAATCGATATTGACGGTACGCGCTGTCAGTTTGGCGATTACCGGCATGCGGCGTTTGAACTGATTTTTATAAATCTTTCCGATAATCATATCGACCAAATCGGGTTTTTCTCCACCCATGATCATCTCTTCGCGTGTATGGCGTTCCTCAACGTAACGTTTCAACACACGGTCCAGATCGCTGTAAGGGTAGCCGATCTCGGCTTCGTCGCTCTGCCCTTCCCACAAATCGGCGCTGGGCGGTTTGGAAAGGATGGAATCGGGAATCCCAAGATGGCGGGCCAGTTCGAAAACCTCGGTTTTGTACAAATCGCCGATCGGGTTGAGGGCGCTGGCCAGATCGCCGTAGAGGGTTCCGTAGCCGAGCATCAATTCGCTTTTGTTGCTGGTCCCCAGCACCAGTGCCCCTTCACGCGCGGAAATATCAAACAGCGTCACCATCCGAAGCCGTGCGGAGAGGTTGCCGATGCGAAGCGCCGACATCCCCTCTTCTCCGTAGGCGCGTAACATCGGTTCGATGGTGCGGGTTTCGCTGCGAAGGCCGAAAACGCGGCACAGTTCGTCGGCGTCGTCCAGGCTGCTTTGGGACGAATAGTGCGAGGGCATTTTGACGCACAGAAGATCATCTCCGAATGCACGGTGAGCCAGCACCGCGACCACGGCCGAATCAATACCGCCGCTTAAACCGACGACCGTTTTAGCGAGGCCGGTCTTGCGAACTTCCTCTTCCAAAAACCGTGTCAGATACTCGCTGATCAATGCGTACTTGCCCACCTGCCAACCTTACCGTAAAATTAACATTTTGCATTATAACGTAAAATCGCGCGGCCGCCGTCAACATCGGTTCGACGAAATTTTTTCAAGTTCCCCCTGGGCAAATCCGGCGCGCCGCCGGGCCTCGCAGTTGATATCGATTTTTCGGGGAAAGCTCCCGGGGTAATGACGTTCGATGATTTCGAAATACGAAGATTGGGGGATCTGCTCTTTTCGGCAGGATCGGGCAAACCATTTGTCCCCTTTTCGGACGTGATCGACCTCTTCGTCGAGAATGACGTGGAGCGCCGCGATGATTTTCGCGACCATCGGCTCTTTTTTGTGCGGCTCGAGTTTTCGCAGGATCTGCGGCGTCGCGTCCAGACCGTTGGCTTCGAGGTAACGGGGGACTACCGCCATCCGTTCGCTGAGGCTCAGTGTCCGCATCGATGCTTCGAACAGCGCGTCGTGTACCGGATATGCTCCGTATCCGCTCCCGAGTTCGCGCAACAGCGCCTCGATCATCTCGAAATGACGAACCTCGTCGTCGGCCACTTCGAGCCAGTCGCGTTCGAACTCCTCCCCTTCGTCCCGAAACCGGTAAACCGCATCAAGGGCGAGATCGATCGCGCTGTATTCGATGTGGGCGATCGCGTGCAGCAGCAACGTCTGGCCGTGGGGAGATTTGAGATGGTTACGCCGCGGGACCTCTTTGGGATCGGCGATCGTACAAAATCCCTCATACGAGGGGTGTTCGAAAACCCGACACGCCCGGGCGGGATCGCGGCTGACGCTCCCGTTTTGATAGGCGGCATAAAAGGTTTTGAATCCCCCGATCTTTTCGGCCGGGGCGGCCGTTTCCAGCAGTGTTTCGAGAGTACCGTAAAGTTCCATGGAGCCAATTATGCTAAAATTTGACTAAAAAAGAGCACTGTATGGAAATTCTAAAACGCCCGATGGGCGATTATCAGACCAACTGCTATATCGTCAAAATCGACGGCAAGGAGATCATCATCGATCCGGGGATGGGGGCCACCGAATGGGTCCTTTCCAACGTCTCCAGTCCCGTCGCCATCCTCAATACCCACGGTCATTTCGACCACGTATGGAGCAACAGCGAACTCCAGCGCAGGCTGGGCGTCCCCCTCTACGCTCCCAAAGCGGATCTTATGCTTCTTTCGGGGAGTACGTGGATGCCCGATCTTCCCCCCTCGGTTCCCGATGTCGAAGTTGACGGGGACCAAACGTTTGACATTTCGGGGATCCGGGTGACGTTCCACCATTTTCCGGGCCACTGCCCGGGGTGTTCGATGATCGAGATCGGTGATGCCGTTTTCAGCGGCGATTTTCTGTTCGAAGGTTCGATCGGGCGTTGGGATTTCCCCTACTCCGATCCCGAAGCGATGCGCCAAAGCCTCAAAAAGTTTGCGCTCTGGAGCGACGACAAACCGCTCTATCCGGGCCACGGAAGAGCAACGAGCGTCCGTGCGGAACAGCGTAACGTCGACTACTGGCTGAAGGTGGTCTAACCCCTTATTCGACGTTTTTCATCAAATCGAGGCGCAAAACGTGGCGCTCGGTAATAACCGTTTTGAATTCCCCTTCGAACACTTTGATCTCATGGACGAAACCCTTGACGGTGACGTTGCGTTTACGCCCCTCTTTTTGGTGTTCGGTCGCTTCGAACGTCACGACGTCGCCGGAGCGGACGGGGGC encodes:
- a CDS encoding DNA cytosine methyltransferase, translating into MSKIQRTMIDMLDHFDPEFGLIVDLFAGGGGASEGIRAAIGRDPDVAVNHDPDAVAMHQVNHPDTIHFTADVFEVDPKTIFPEYPVGLLWASPACTHFSKARGSKPVCKQLRSLAWVVVKWAKLRRPKMIFLENVEEFTDWGPVLDDGQPCPVRKGETFSRFVGELEKLGYQVEWRELRAHEYGAPTIRKRLFMVATCYGNAPVWPEATHGGSKGLKPYRTAADIIDWSVPSYSIFMTKEQVREQKLRINRPLKDASLRRIGKGLKKFVMQSKNPYIVDRPWIVKNYGGPKGAIGSSIDNPLGTVTTVDHNALATANMAPFVTTYFGERNGEADGRGTAMDKPLSTITSGGMRHGLVSAEVAPFIMMNNTGHPGGVMNDPLHTVTTGNHHAMISPVLIGIDNKSSKGSSWGPLDPLTTITTENRHALIENEMVQLLHVVRDFTSSVGSPVGDPIGTITTNGNGKAALCVSYAIKFRGTNYGYPVDEPAHTITAAGTHQGIVQTFLSTYYGQGQDIGQDVSDPLRTVVTKDRFAKVDVVFDPLTGASWDIETMDRIIQVREFIAHYCGPDLSDDERMGIVTIDGTKYQIIDIKLRMLKPRELYNAQGFRPDYIIDHTSDKKPIPGYAQVRMVGNSVCPPAAAALVRVNFEAWKRFANNPDSFAA
- a CDS encoding DNA adenine methylase, translating into MSKPTRPPLRYHGGKWRVADRIIELMPPHMTYVEPFGGGAGVLLRKSRSKNEIYNDLDGDIVNVFRVLRDPVDSAKLIQLLELTPFAREEMKLGWEDTDDPVEQARRCIVRSHMGFGSAGATKGRTGFRGLDRCEASFSAPAKQWDALPDHLHAIITRMKGVVIENMEAERLIDTVDHEGTFFYVDPPYLPETRSSMDSGTKYYRHEMTAEDHEQLLKKLLQVNGMVLLSGYDSDLYNDMLKDWRMISFDARASSKAGTVIRKECVWISPNAEQPNLFNIW
- a CDS encoding helix-turn-helix domain-containing protein; the encoded protein is MTKLITYRDIEKIYGLKKNTLTKLYMKGEFIPAIKVGNRNYFEVEKLEKWIESKKVDIAS
- the argB gene encoding acetylglutamate kinase, translated to MQKKIDTVKTLMDAMPFIKEFRDEIVVIKYGGSAQSSEELKAKFAQDIVLLHLVGVKVVIVHGGGSRISQLLGDLKIPTEFIDGERVSTPEVMRIVEMVLSGEINKEITSLLNSHGAKAIGISGKDAHFLKAKPKDEAKFGLTGRVSEVKADVIHNLLRENFIPVIAPIGADEALGHPGYNINADLAASAIAAAIGACKVIFMTDTPGVLNKEKELFSTLSEAEVEALKKDGTISGGMVPKVDACLEAVDGGVKKAHIIDGRIEHAILLELFTSEGVGTQITL
- a CDS encoding tetraacyldisaccharide 4'-kinase, with translation MKRFLTRWGEGYLYRPSLLQKLLSLLLLPLSALYCLCAYIRYRRSVPKNQGIPVVSVGNLIVGGSGKTPLVIELARRFTKPAVVLRGYGRSSRGMVVVKDRDILCDIAQSGDEAMLYAKSLPHAVVIVSEIRERAIAEAKAIGCDVVLLDDGYGKHAIEKLDLLIRVPTPNPFCLPSGAFREKLWKGKAAIIAEEGTTFTRRVSIQNPTRKMVLVTAIARPERLDPHLPEVIEKVYFEDHHLFTPGELEAIVKRTGATSLLVTQKDFVKMASFNLNLTVMELSLDVDEALIEQVKEYVNAKKD
- a CDS encoding DegT/DnrJ/EryC1/StrS aminotransferase family protein, which produces MNIPFYRVEVGGDEREKIDEVLDGEAPDIIKDLESAFESYIGASYALATSHGTAALHLAMLAIDLKRGDKVLCSINAYPSVPEVVRHFDAEPIFIDIDPDTFNIDLGKLEHYLAENKSKKLKAVIVSHVGGQSVDLDRLYEIAKQYDVKIVEDASDALGATYKGRKIGSTGADITCFDFSPHLRRNVCNGGMLVSDDEEIIERARLLRNHAMVTEDESLGYIYDVTDIGSQYMMSPLDAATILVQLEKQDDIIERQREIAAVYNERLEGAPHIKLPIANEEHPYSLFIIKVDKNRDSFARELSARGIECGLHYIPLHLLSYYKAKYSLRVNDFPVALRSYQQVLSIPNYAALSDDDVDEICEAILDVASTRV
- a CDS encoding NAD+ synthase translates to MGKYALISEYLTRFLEEEVRKTGLAKTVVGLSGGIDSAVVAVLAHRAFGDDLLCVKMPSHYSSQSSLDDADELCRVFGLRSETRTIEPMLRAYGEEGMSALRIGNLSARLRMVTLFDISAREGALVLGTSNKSELMLGYGTLYGDLASALNPIGDLYKTEVFELARHLGIPDSILSKPPSADLWEGQSDEAEIGYPYSDLDRVLKRYVEERHTREEMIMGGEKPDLVDMIIGKIYKNQFKRRMPVIAKLTARTVNIDFNYPRDITL
- a CDS encoding ferritin-like domain-containing protein; its protein translation is MELYGTLETLLETAAPAEKIGGFKTFYAAYQNGSVSRDPARACRVFEHPSYEGFCTIADPKEVPRRNHLKSPHGQTLLLHAIAHIEYSAIDLALDAVYRFRDEGEEFERDWLEVADDEVRHFEMIEALLRELGSGYGAYPVHDALFEASMRTLSLSERMAVVPRYLEANGLDATPQILRKLEPHKKEPMVAKIIAALHVILDEEVDHVRKGDKWFARSCRKEQIPQSSYFEIIERHYPGSFPRKIDINCEARRRAGFAQGELEKISSNRC
- a CDS encoding MBL fold metallo-hydrolase, producing the protein MEILKRPMGDYQTNCYIVKIDGKEIIIDPGMGATEWVLSNVSSPVAILNTHGHFDHVWSNSELQRRLGVPLYAPKADLMLLSGSTWMPDLPPSVPDVEVDGDQTFDISGIRVTFHHFPGHCPGCSMIEIGDAVFSGDFLFEGSIGRWDFPYSDPEAMRQSLKKFALWSDDKPLYPGHGRATSVRAEQRNVDYWLKVV